A single Larimichthys crocea isolate SSNF chromosome VIII, L_crocea_2.0, whole genome shotgun sequence DNA region contains:
- the LOC109141922 gene encoding LOW QUALITY PROTEIN: beta-1,4-galactosyltransferase 1-like (The sequence of the model RefSeq protein was modified relative to this genomic sequence to represent the inferred CDS: substituted 1 base at 1 genomic stop codon) — protein MMKKLFYTLSLFTLLGVAGFLLFLHFSKYRSVTLLTVYHAANGNIRLSSMRRVGLIWKWTNATNARQEKTRMPPNTSKSLGPCPDTPPGLKGPLNVDFDYKQTLDEVRKNISSPFKEGGRYKPPDCIARQKVAIIMAFXNRHEHLKHWLYYLHPILEQQQLDYGVYIINQDGEGVFNKGTLMNAGFVEALKEYDYDCFVFSDIDLVPMDDRNLYRCFQNPRHLSVAIDKFNFQLPYGTNFGGVSSLSKSQFLKINGFSNTFWGWGGEDDDIYQRVIFLGMSISRPDLVIGKYKMIKHVRDLHNEQNPVNAGKLRHTNSTMNEDGINSLKYTVKEIVKDILYTWITVDIQSEDMDS, from the exons atgatgaaaaaactCTTTTACACCCTGTCCCTTTTTACTTTGCTCGGTGTGGcgggttttcttttgtttctgcacTTCAGTAAATACAGATCTGTAACTCTTTTAACTGTGTATCATGCAGCAAATGGAAACATCCGCCTTTCTTCGATGAGACGTGTGGGACTGATTTGGAAATGGACTAATGCCACAAATGCCAGACAAGAGAAGACACGGATGCCACCTAATACGAGCAAGTCTTTAGGACCCTGTCCTGACACCCCTCCAGGTCTTAAGGGTCCTCTCAATGTGGATTTTGATTATAAACAGACTTTGGATGAGGTGAGAAAGAATATCAGTTCTCCTTtcaaggaaggaggaaggtaCAAGCCACCGGACTGTATCGCCCGACAGAAG gTGGCGATCATCATGGCATTCTGAAATCGGCATGAGCACCTGAAACACTGGCTGTACTACCTCCATCCCATATTGGAGCAACAGCAGTTGGACTACGGTGTCTACATCATCAACCAGGATGGAGAGGGTGTGTTCAACAAGGGTACATTGATGAATGCAGGATTTGTTGAAGCACTGAAGGAATATGATTATGACTGCTTTGTCTTCTCTGACATAGATCTAGTTCCTATGGATGACCGTAATCTCTATCGATGTTTTCAAAATCCCCGACACTTGTCTGTGGCTATCGACAAATTTAACTTCCAGTTACCCTACGGTACTAACTTTGGTGGGGTTTCTTCATTGTCCAAGAGCCAATTCTTAAAGATTAACGGCTTCTCGAATACTTTCTGGGGCTGGGGTGGTGAGGACGATGATATCTATCAGCGAGTTATCTTCCTTGGAATGTCTATTTCTCGACCTGACTTGGTGATAGGAAAGTACAAGATGATCAAACATGTGAGAGATTTACACAATGAGCAGAATCCAGTGAATGCTGGTAAACTGAGACACACAAATTCGACCATGAATGAAGATGGGATTAATTCCCTAAAGTACACAGTCAAGGAGATTGTTAAAGATATACTGTACACCTGGATCACTGTGGATATTCAATCTGAGGATATGGATTCATGA